One Tachyglossus aculeatus isolate mTacAcu1 chromosome 18, mTacAcu1.pri, whole genome shotgun sequence DNA segment encodes these proteins:
- the MTSS1 gene encoding protein MTSS 1 isoform X8, whose product MEAVIEKECSALGGLFQTIISDMKGSYPIWEDFINKAGKLQSQLRTTVVAAAAFLDAFQKVADMATSTRGGTREIGSALTRMCMRHRSIETKLRQFSSALIDCLINPLQEQMEEWKKVANQLDKDHAKEYKKARQEIKKKSSDTLKLQKKAKKADALGRGDIQPQLDSALQDVNDKYLLLEETEKQAVRKALIEERSRFCAFISMLRPVIDEEISMLGEITHLQTISEDLKSLTMDPHKLPSSSEQVILDLKGSDYSWSYQTPPSSPSTTMSRKSSVCSSLNSVNSSDSRSSGSHSHSPSSHYRYRGSNLPQQAPMRLSSVSSHDSGFISQDAFQSKSPSPMPPEAPGQLSNGFYHCSEPYVASGGLAGLFPHYLPASRVAPRGAPGHPPDNAHYYTIGPGMLPSSKIPSWKDWAKPGPYDQPVVNTLQRRKEKRELDPNANGGVPSIPPAPPEEAQRPRSMTVSAATRPGEEMEACEELALALSRGLQLDTQRSSRDSLQCSSGYSTQTTTPCCSEDTIPSQVSDYDYFSVSGDQEAEQQEFDKSSTIPRNSDISQSYRRMFQTKRPASTAGLPTSLGPVMVTPGVATIRRTPSTKPSVRRGAAGAGPIPIKTPVIPVKTPTVPDLPGGFLGPQGGVEEGPEPSPESPPAGEGPQGGGGRGGGGMPSSLWSGQASVNPPAPGPKPAEEQRQAAAEGVAEEAERAGSSEGDPGEPGAGAAPQGEDMLNAIRRGVKLKKTLTNDRSAPRLS is encoded by the exons GGGGAACCAGAGAAATCGGGTCTGCCCTCACCAGGATGTGTATGAGACATCGGAGCATAGAGACCAAACTTCGGCAGTTTTCCAG TGCTTTAATTGACTGTTTGATAAACCCACTTCAAGAGCAGATGGAAGAATGGAAGAAAGTGGCCAATCAGCTGGACAAAGACCACGCAAAAG AATATAAAAAAGCTCGTCAAGAGATAAAAAAGAAATCGTCAGATACGCTGAAACTTCAGAAGAAAGCAAAGAAAG CTGATGCTCTGG GGCGAGGAGACATTCAGCCCCAGCTGGACAGTGCGCTCCAAGATGTCAACGACAAGTACCTCCTTCTGGAAGAAACGGAAAAACAGGCTGTCAGGAAAGCCCTGATCGAAGAACGCAGCCGATTCTGTGCTTTCATCTCCATGCTGCGGCCAGTAATT GATGAAGAAATCTCAATGTTAGGAGAGATAACTCACCTGCAGACCATATCTGAAGATCTAAAGAGCCTCACCATGGATCCGCACAAACTGCCATCATCAAGTGAACAG GTCATTCTAGATTTGAAAGGTTCTGATTACAGTTGGTCATATCAGACTCCTCCGTCCTCTCCCAGCACCACCATGTCCAGAAAATCCAGTGTttgcag CAGTCTGAACAGCGTGAACAGCAGCGACTCGCGGTCGAGCGGCTCCCACTCTCACTCGCCCAGCTCGCACTACCGCTATCGCGGCTCCAACCTGCCCCAGCAGGCGCCCATGAGGCTGTCGAGCGTGTCGTCCCACGACTCAGGATTCATCTCCCAGGACGCGTTCCAGTCCAAGTCGCCGTCCCCCATGCCGCCGGAAGCCCCCGGTCAG tTGTCTAACGGGTTTTATCACTGTAGCGAGCCCTATGTAGCATCGGGGGGGCTGGCAGGCCTTTTCCCTCATTACCTGCCTGCCTCCCGTGTGGCCCCTCGGGGGGCCCCTGGCCACCCTCCAGACAACGCTCATTATTACACCATTGGCCCGGGCATGTTACCGTCATCTAAGATCCCTAGCTGGAAG GACTGGGCTAAGCCCGGTCCCTACGACCAGCCCGTGGTGAATACCCTGCAGCGCCGCAAAGAGAAGCGTGAGCTGGACCCCAATGCCAACGGAGGAGTGCCCagcatcccccctgcccccccggaGGAAGCCCAGAGGCCTCGGAGTATGACGGTTTCAGCTGCCACCAGG CCcggtgaggagatggaggcctgTGAGGAGCTGGCGCTCGCCCTGTCTCGAGGCCTGCAGCTGGATACCCAGAGGAGCAGCCGGGACTCCCTGCAGTGCTCCAGCGGGTACAGCACCCAGACCACTACGCCCTGCTGTTCCGAGGACACGATTCCCTCACAAG TTTCAGATTACGATTATTTCTCCGTAAGCGGCGACCAGGAGGCCGAGCAGCAAGAGTTCGACAAGTCCTCCACCATCCCCAGGAACAGCGACATCAGCCAGTCGTACCGCAGGATGTTTCAGACCAAGCGCCCGGCGTCGACGGCCGGCCTGCCCACCTCCCTCGGCCCCGTGATGGTGACCCCCGGCGTGGCCACCATCCGGCGGACCCCCTCCACCAAGCCGTCGGTCCGgcggggggccgcgggggccggCCCCATCCCCATCAAGACCCCAGTCATCCCAGTCAAGACCCCGACGGTGCCGGACCTCCCGGGCGGGTTTCTGGGCCCtcagggtggggtggaggagggcccGGAGCCCAGCCCCGAGTCTCCTCCCGCCGGCGAGGGCCCCCAGGGCGGGGGCGGCAGGGGCGGCGGGGGCATGCCCTCCTCCCTGTGGAGCGGCCAGGCGTCCGTCAACCCCCCGGCGCCCGGCCCCAAGCCCGCCGAGGAGCAGAGACAGGCGGCGGCCGAAGGCGTGGCGGAAGAAGCGGAGAGGGCCGGCTCCTCGGAGGGCGACCCCGGAGAGCcaggggccggggccgccccgcAAGGAGAAGACATGCTGAACGCCATCCGACGCGGCGTGAAGCTGAAGAAGACGCTGACCAACGACCGCTCGGCCCCTCGCCTCTCCTAG
- the MTSS1 gene encoding protein MTSS 1 isoform X3: protein MEAVIEKECSALGGLFQTIISDMKGSYPIWEDFINKAGKLQSQLRTTVVAAAAFLDAFQKVADMATSTRGGTREIGSALTRMCMRHRSIETKLRQFSSALIDCLINPLQEQMEEWKKVANQLDKDHAKEYKKARQEIKKKSSDTLKLQKKAKKADALGRGDIQPQLDSALQDVNDKYLLLEETEKQAVRKALIEERSRFCAFISMLRPVIDEEISMLGEITHLQTISEDLKSLTMDPHKLPSSSEQVILDLKGSDYSWSYQTPPSSPSTTMSRKSSVCSSLNSVNSSDSRSSGSHSHSPSSHYRYRGSNLPQQAPMRLSSVSSHDSGFISQDAFQSKSPSPMPPEAPGQNSSSSASSEASETCQSVSECSSPTSVSSGSTMGAWASTEKDWAKPGPYDQPVVNTLQRRKEKRELDPNANGGVPSIPPAPPEEAQRPRSMTVSAATRPGEEMEACEELALALSRGLQLDTQRSSRDSLQCSSGYSTQTTTPCCSEDTIPSQVSDYDYFSVSGDQEAEQQEFDKSSTIPRNSDISQSYRRMFQTKRPASTAGLPTSLGPVMVTPGVATIRRTPSTKPSVRRGAAGAGPIPIKTPVIPVKTPTVPDLPGGFLGPQGGVEEGPEPSPESPPAGEGPQGGGGRGGGGMPSSLWSGQASVNPPAPGPKPAEEQRQAAAEGVAEEAERAGSSEGDPGEPGAGAAPQGEDMLNAIRRGVKLKKTLTNDRSAPRLS, encoded by the exons GGGGAACCAGAGAAATCGGGTCTGCCCTCACCAGGATGTGTATGAGACATCGGAGCATAGAGACCAAACTTCGGCAGTTTTCCAG TGCTTTAATTGACTGTTTGATAAACCCACTTCAAGAGCAGATGGAAGAATGGAAGAAAGTGGCCAATCAGCTGGACAAAGACCACGCAAAAG AATATAAAAAAGCTCGTCAAGAGATAAAAAAGAAATCGTCAGATACGCTGAAACTTCAGAAGAAAGCAAAGAAAG CTGATGCTCTGG GGCGAGGAGACATTCAGCCCCAGCTGGACAGTGCGCTCCAAGATGTCAACGACAAGTACCTCCTTCTGGAAGAAACGGAAAAACAGGCTGTCAGGAAAGCCCTGATCGAAGAACGCAGCCGATTCTGTGCTTTCATCTCCATGCTGCGGCCAGTAATT GATGAAGAAATCTCAATGTTAGGAGAGATAACTCACCTGCAGACCATATCTGAAGATCTAAAGAGCCTCACCATGGATCCGCACAAACTGCCATCATCAAGTGAACAG GTCATTCTAGATTTGAAAGGTTCTGATTACAGTTGGTCATATCAGACTCCTCCGTCCTCTCCCAGCACCACCATGTCCAGAAAATCCAGTGTttgcag CAGTCTGAACAGCGTGAACAGCAGCGACTCGCGGTCGAGCGGCTCCCACTCTCACTCGCCCAGCTCGCACTACCGCTATCGCGGCTCCAACCTGCCCCAGCAGGCGCCCATGAGGCTGTCGAGCGTGTCGTCCCACGACTCAGGATTCATCTCCCAGGACGCGTTCCAGTCCAAGTCGCCGTCCCCCATGCCGCCGGAAGCCCCCGGTCAG AACTCGTCCAGCTCCGCCTCTTCCGAAGCGTCGGAAACCTGCCAGTCAGTGAGCGAGTGCAGCTCCCCCACCTCAGTCAGCTCAGGCTCCACCATGGGGGCGTGGGCCTCCACAGAGAAG GACTGGGCTAAGCCCGGTCCCTACGACCAGCCCGTGGTGAATACCCTGCAGCGCCGCAAAGAGAAGCGTGAGCTGGACCCCAATGCCAACGGAGGAGTGCCCagcatcccccctgcccccccggaGGAAGCCCAGAGGCCTCGGAGTATGACGGTTTCAGCTGCCACCAGG CCcggtgaggagatggaggcctgTGAGGAGCTGGCGCTCGCCCTGTCTCGAGGCCTGCAGCTGGATACCCAGAGGAGCAGCCGGGACTCCCTGCAGTGCTCCAGCGGGTACAGCACCCAGACCACTACGCCCTGCTGTTCCGAGGACACGATTCCCTCACAAG TTTCAGATTACGATTATTTCTCCGTAAGCGGCGACCAGGAGGCCGAGCAGCAAGAGTTCGACAAGTCCTCCACCATCCCCAGGAACAGCGACATCAGCCAGTCGTACCGCAGGATGTTTCAGACCAAGCGCCCGGCGTCGACGGCCGGCCTGCCCACCTCCCTCGGCCCCGTGATGGTGACCCCCGGCGTGGCCACCATCCGGCGGACCCCCTCCACCAAGCCGTCGGTCCGgcggggggccgcgggggccggCCCCATCCCCATCAAGACCCCAGTCATCCCAGTCAAGACCCCGACGGTGCCGGACCTCCCGGGCGGGTTTCTGGGCCCtcagggtggggtggaggagggcccGGAGCCCAGCCCCGAGTCTCCTCCCGCCGGCGAGGGCCCCCAGGGCGGGGGCGGCAGGGGCGGCGGGGGCATGCCCTCCTCCCTGTGGAGCGGCCAGGCGTCCGTCAACCCCCCGGCGCCCGGCCCCAAGCCCGCCGAGGAGCAGAGACAGGCGGCGGCCGAAGGCGTGGCGGAAGAAGCGGAGAGGGCCGGCTCCTCGGAGGGCGACCCCGGAGAGCcaggggccggggccgccccgcAAGGAGAAGACATGCTGAACGCCATCCGACGCGGCGTGAAGCTGAAGAAGACGCTGACCAACGACCGCTCGGCCCCTCGCCTCTCCTAG